A genome region from Clostridium pasteurianum includes the following:
- a CDS encoding methyl-accepting chemotaxis protein: MGTHSLKKSSSLRLKIVGSFFILIFFSSISIGFYSYNRAKSNIEITVGSTAISILRSVAKTIDTVKLDKLQTKEDMKSEYYKELQSNLVNIRKTTGLKYLYTMRRNASGKYIYIVDGTSMNDKDNSLLGDEEADPGAAFKSTFTGKASYELSHDDKWGNLLSAYIPIKNKSGEIIGVLGADFDANNMINQLNKFKINICIIIIVVILMGILFSELLSIVLVRSLNKLKDKACLIKNGDLTVKFDKVNNDEIGMLTLSFKDMVDNLLLLINKIKSSSGNVTNEISDLYTSFNETIKAREEITHVITKIASSAIEHENSVNDVSNSMGQIFDHVKQSVALANSVSNSSNESLNNTSEAMNIFKTSIEKIVIVNKTVENTADIIKELENKSKEIKSFSEIISAIAKQTNLLALNASIEAAKAGEQGKGFAVVASEIKTLAEQSNDANAQINGIAISMQEEIGNAISAIHDGVIDAKEGVAAVTEVDKYLIQSQKSSNDAYLKIKDIIDVITSIENECNHAVNNVHELSNISKDFSMGSQKTASSVEEQEAVMNQINENISAIKQTIYKLNDVVNKFKA; this comes from the coding sequence ATGGGAACTCATAGTCTAAAAAAAAGCTCTTCTTTAAGGTTAAAAATTGTTGGAAGTTTTTTTATACTCATCTTCTTTTCTTCAATATCCATTGGCTTTTATTCTTATAACAGAGCTAAATCAAATATTGAAATTACAGTAGGTAGTACTGCTATATCAATCCTTCGATCCGTAGCTAAAACAATAGATACTGTAAAACTCGATAAACTCCAAACAAAAGAAGATATGAAATCCGAATATTATAAAGAACTTCAATCTAATTTAGTAAATATAAGAAAAACAACCGGGTTAAAATACCTCTATACTATGAGGAGAAATGCAAGTGGTAAATACATTTATATAGTTGATGGTACTTCAATGAATGATAAGGATAACTCCTTACTAGGTGATGAAGAAGCAGATCCTGGCGCTGCTTTCAAATCAACTTTTACCGGCAAAGCGTCATACGAGTTATCTCATGATGATAAGTGGGGAAATCTGCTTTCTGCATATATTCCTATTAAAAACAAATCAGGTGAAATTATTGGTGTATTAGGTGCTGACTTTGATGCCAATAATATGATTAACCAGCTCAATAAATTTAAAATAAACATATGTATAATAATTATAGTAGTGATACTTATGGGAATATTATTTAGTGAATTATTGTCTATTGTTCTAGTTCGTTCCTTAAATAAGCTTAAAGATAAAGCATGTTTAATAAAAAATGGTGACTTAACAGTAAAATTTGATAAAGTAAATAACGATGAGATTGGCATGTTAACTCTGTCCTTTAAGGATATGGTGGACAATCTATTATTATTAATTAATAAAATAAAGAGCAGCTCTGGAAATGTAACTAACGAAATTAGTGACCTATATACAAGCTTTAATGAAACCATCAAAGCAAGAGAAGAAATTACTCATGTGATTACTAAAATTGCATCTAGTGCCATTGAACATGAAAATAGTGTAAATGACGTTTCAAATTCCATGGGACAGATATTTGACCATGTGAAACAATCAGTAGCACTTGCAAATTCAGTCTCTAATTCATCAAATGAATCCTTAAATAATACTTCAGAAGCAATGAATATATTCAAAACTTCCATTGAAAAAATAGTTATTGTCAATAAAACTGTTGAGAATACAGCTGATATAATAAAAGAATTAGAAAATAAATCAAAAGAAATAAAATCATTCAGCGAAATAATCTCAGCCATAGCAAAGCAAACTAATCTACTTGCTTTAAACGCATCTATTGAAGCTGCTAAAGCCGGCGAACAAGGTAAGGGCTTTGCTGTGGTAGCATCTGAAATTAAAACTCTAGCAGAACAATCAAATGATGCAAACGCACAAATAAACGGTATTGCAATTAGCATGCAAGAAGAGATTGGTAATGCTATTAGCGCAATACATGATGGCGTTATTGACGCTAAGGAAGGCGTGGCTGCCGTAACAGAAGTAGATAAATATTTAATACAATCGCAAAAATCAAGTAATGATGCATACCTAAAAATCAAAGACATTATAGATGTTATTACTTCAATAGAAAATGAATGTAACCATGCCGTAAATAATGTGCATGAATTATCTAATATTTCAAAAGACTTCAGTATGGGAAGTCAAAAGACAGCTTCCTCAGTAGAAGAACAGGAAGCGGTTATGAATCAAATAAATGAAAATATTAGTGCCATAAAACAAACAATTTATAAATTAAATGATGTAGTAAATAAATTCAAAGCATAG
- a CDS encoding MBL fold metallo-hydrolase: protein MKLKVLVDNNTYIDHYYYGEPAVSYYIEDEDIKMLFDVGYSDIFIKNANAFGINLEEISIIAISHGHDDHTRGLKYYFEKKYKNKISIIAHPDAFKEKHIGDLEICSPILEDELKEKCNLILSKEPIRITENLIFLGEIPQTNEFENRKPIGKQTCGKESIEDYVMDDTALAYKTENGIYVITGCSHSGICNIIEYSKKVCRDNRVLGVIGGFHLFEVNEEANKTIEYLKQNNIRELYPCHCTSFAVKAEIHKVLPIKEVGVGLEINWT, encoded by the coding sequence ATGAAATTAAAAGTTCTAGTAGATAATAATACATATATTGATCACTATTATTATGGTGAACCAGCTGTTTCTTATTACATTGAGGATGAGGACATTAAAATGCTGTTTGATGTTGGATATTCCGATATATTTATTAAGAATGCAAATGCATTTGGTATAAATTTAGAGGAGATAAGTATTATTGCTATTTCACATGGACATGATGACCATACTAGAGGGTTAAAGTATTATTTTGAGAAAAAATATAAAAATAAAATTTCTATTATTGCACATCCTGATGCGTTTAAGGAAAAGCATATAGGTGACCTTGAAATTTGTTCCCCCATATTAGAAGATGAACTTAAAGAAAAATGCAACTTAATCTTATCCAAAGAGCCAATAAGGATTACTGAGAATTTGATTTTTTTAGGCGAAATTCCGCAAACAAATGAATTTGAGAATAGAAAACCTATTGGGAAACAAACGTGTGGAAAAGAGTCCATTGAAGACTATGTAATGGATGATACCGCTCTTGCATATAAAACTGAGAATGGAATTTATGTTATTACAGGTTGTTCTCACAGCGGCATATGTAATATTATAGAATACTCAAAAAAAGTATGCAGGGATAATAGGGTATTAGGCGTTATAGGTGGCTTTCATCTATTTGAAGTAAATGAAGAGGCTAATAAGACTATCGAATATTTAAAGCAAAACAATATAAGGGAATTATATCCATGTCATTGTACATCTTTTGCTGTTAAAGCAGAGATACATAAAGTTTTACCTATAAAAGAGGTTGGCGTGGGACTGGAAATAAATTGGACATAG
- a CDS encoding ABC transporter ATP-binding protein translates to MLKKLLHYVGEFKKDTAITPIFVALEAIMETILPLMMAWIIDNGVGKGNMSYVCKIGVIMILVSFVSLTCGALSGKYAARASTGFGRNLRRAMYYNIQDFSFSNIDKFSTAGLITRLTTDVTNVQNAFQMVIRMFVRAPFMLIFAMGMSFYINAKLSLVFLGAIIFLGIVLYFIMTTVHPYFMEVFRKYDELNASVQENLTAIRTVKAYVREEHETSKFYKASLRLYKLFVRAEKLIIINAPAMQFSVYTCILLLSWLGAKMIVVKSMTTGELMSLFTYTTNIMISLMVISMVFVMVVMARSSAERIVEVLDEKSDLANTEKPVYEIKDGSIAFKNVDFSYKNSLDKLVLENINIKINSGETIGIIGGTGSAKSTLVQLIPRLYDVTSGSVEVGGMDVRKYDIETLRNEVSMVLQKNVLFSGTIKENLRWGNKNASDEELITACRQAQADEFIEKFPDKYDTFIEQGGTNVSGGQKQRLCIARALLKKPKILILDDSTSAVDTKTDALIRIAFKESIPDTTKLIIAQRISSVQDADKIIVLNDGKIDGFGTHEELLKSNDIYREVYESQVKGADNNESK, encoded by the coding sequence ATGTTAAAAAAATTACTACATTACGTAGGAGAGTTTAAAAAAGATACAGCTATAACTCCTATATTTGTCGCACTAGAAGCAATAATGGAAACAATTCTCCCACTAATGATGGCGTGGATTATTGATAATGGTGTAGGAAAGGGAAATATGTCATACGTATGTAAGATTGGAGTAATAATGATATTAGTATCATTTGTATCTCTTACTTGCGGTGCATTATCAGGAAAGTATGCAGCTAGAGCATCAACGGGTTTTGGTAGAAATTTAAGAAGGGCTATGTACTACAATATACAGGATTTTTCGTTTTCTAACATAGATAAATTTTCTACAGCAGGATTAATAACAAGACTTACTACAGATGTAACAAATGTTCAAAATGCATTTCAAATGGTAATAAGAATGTTTGTTAGAGCACCATTCATGCTTATTTTTGCTATGGGTATGAGTTTTTACATTAATGCTAAATTGTCTTTAGTTTTTTTAGGAGCAATAATTTTTTTAGGAATTGTATTATATTTTATTATGACAACAGTGCATCCATATTTTATGGAGGTATTTAGAAAGTATGATGAATTAAATGCAAGTGTACAGGAAAATTTAACAGCAATCCGTACTGTAAAGGCTTATGTAAGGGAAGAACATGAAACAAGTAAATTTTATAAGGCTTCTTTAAGATTATATAAACTTTTTGTACGAGCTGAAAAATTGATTATAATTAATGCACCAGCGATGCAGTTCTCAGTATATACATGTATTTTGCTTTTGTCATGGCTTGGAGCAAAAATGATTGTGGTAAAGTCAATGACAACTGGTGAGCTAATGAGTTTATTTACTTATACAACAAACATAATGATAAGTCTTATGGTTATTTCTATGGTATTTGTAATGGTAGTTATGGCAAGATCATCTGCTGAAAGAATAGTAGAAGTACTGGATGAAAAGAGTGATTTAGCTAATACTGAAAAACCAGTTTATGAGATAAAAGATGGTTCTATTGCATTTAAGAATGTTGATTTTTCTTATAAGAATAGTCTTGATAAATTAGTTCTAGAGAATATTAATATAAAAATCAACTCAGGTGAAACTATAGGAATTATAGGTGGGACAGGCAGCGCTAAGTCTACTTTAGTTCAACTTATACCAAGGTTATATGATGTAACAAGTGGAAGTGTTGAAGTTGGTGGAATGGATGTTAGAAAGTATGATATAGAAACTCTTAGAAATGAAGTCTCTATGGTACTTCAAAAGAATGTACTATTTTCAGGAACAATAAAGGAAAACTTAAGATGGGGAAATAAAAATGCTTCCGATGAGGAATTAATTACTGCATGTAGACAGGCTCAAGCGGATGAATTTATAGAAAAGTTTCCTGATAAGTATGATACTTTTATCGAGCAAGGAGGTACAAATGTATCTGGAGGTCAGAAACAGAGATTGTGTATTGCTAGAGCACTTTTAAAGAAACCTAAAATACTAATTTTAGATGATTCTACAAGTGCAGTTGACACAAAAACAGATGCACTTATAAGGATAGCATTTAAAGAATCTATACCAGATACTACAAAACTTATAATTGCACAGCGTATTTCCTCTGTTCAGGATGCAGATAAAATTATAGTATTGAATGATGGAAAAATAGATGGTTTTGGAACACATGAAGAGCTTCTAAAATCAAATGACATATATCGTGAGGTTTATGAATCTCAAGTGAAAGGAGCTGATAATAATGAGTCAAAATAA
- a CDS encoding amidohydrolase — protein MLLIKNGKVLTMAGTNYENGSVLIDGKKIVGVGEDIDVNNKEITKVIDAKNCWVMPGIIEAHCHVGIQEEGKGFEGNDCNEMTNPVTPYLRGLDGINPMDSAFRNALSAGITGIMVGPGSSNVVGGQWVFMKTYGRCIDKMIVLQPAAMKIAFGENPKANYDKKSMMPSTRIAMVALLREELFGAQQYYQNKKNAEKSGNSFDLDFRKECWIPVFDKKIPLKAHVHRADDILTAIRIAKEFDLKLTLDHCTEGHLVAKEIKESGFPAIIGPTLTSRNKIETQYADFKTAGILHREGIKVAITTDHPVTRIQDLLICAGLAAKEGLGIEEGLKAITINAAEICNVSNRLGSIEVGKDADIAIFDGNPMEIFTRTMYTIIDGQIVYNFISRES, from the coding sequence ATGTTATTAATTAAGAATGGAAAAGTATTAACAATGGCAGGTACAAATTATGAAAATGGAAGTGTATTAATAGACGGTAAAAAAATTGTAGGTGTAGGGGAAGATATCGATGTAAACAATAAAGAGATTACTAAAGTCATTGATGCTAAAAACTGCTGGGTTATGCCAGGAATTATAGAGGCTCATTGCCATGTAGGGATTCAAGAAGAAGGAAAGGGTTTTGAAGGAAATGACTGTAATGAGATGACTAATCCAGTGACACCCTACCTTAGAGGCTTGGATGGAATTAATCCTATGGATTCTGCTTTCCGTAATGCATTAAGTGCAGGCATAACTGGTATAATGGTTGGGCCGGGAAGTTCAAATGTAGTAGGTGGCCAATGGGTATTTATGAAAACCTATGGTAGATGTATAGATAAAATGATTGTTCTACAACCTGCAGCTATGAAAATCGCCTTTGGGGAAAATCCAAAAGCAAATTATGATAAAAAAAGTATGATGCCTTCAACACGTATAGCTATGGTAGCACTTTTGAGAGAAGAACTATTTGGGGCACAACAGTATTATCAAAATAAGAAGAATGCTGAAAAGTCAGGTAATAGCTTCGATCTTGATTTTAGAAAAGAGTGCTGGATACCTGTGTTTGATAAGAAAATACCATTGAAAGCGCATGTACATAGAGCCGATGACATTCTAACTGCAATTCGTATAGCCAAGGAGTTCGATTTAAAGTTAACACTTGATCATTGTACAGAAGGGCACCTAGTTGCAAAGGAAATAAAAGAATCAGGATTTCCTGCTATAATTGGACCTACGCTAACTTCAAGGAATAAGATAGAAACGCAATATGCTGATTTTAAAACAGCAGGTATACTTCACAGGGAAGGTATAAAAGTAGCTATAACTACTGATCACCCGGTTACAAGAATACAGGATCTCTTAATCTGTGCCGGACTTGCAGCTAAAGAAGGCTTAGGTATAGAGGAAGGGCTAAAGGCAATAACAATAAATGCAGCCGAAATATGCAATGTGTCAAATAGATTAGGAAGTATTGAAGTAGGAAAAGATGCTGATATTGCAATATTTGATGGTAATCCAATGGAAATTTTCACAAGAACTATGTACACTATAATTGACGGGCAAATCGTTTATAATTTCATAAGTAGGGAGTCCTAG
- a CDS encoding GNAT family N-acetyltransferase translates to MDTFSISKGNSMSPAGSKLNYMALDFMAHTVVGSKDSDLIEKTLYEMWKLNHNRFSHEFAFEAHLNNKTVGMITCYPVTIMNKLEWPTFWKLMKLRNLGLIGYSLTHLHNLFSIMSLKEGREGEYHIGTLATMPESRGHGVASKLIHFAEKQAKLNNCNKCSLTVKIHNKPALNLYKKSGFKIVGSIEKSPFLLYRMVKELEPYK, encoded by the coding sequence ATGGATACTTTCTCAATTTCAAAAGGAAATTCCATGTCTCCAGCTGGAAGTAAACTTAACTACATGGCACTTGACTTCATGGCTCATACCGTTGTTGGCTCTAAAGATTCAGATTTAATCGAAAAAACACTTTATGAAATGTGGAAACTTAACCATAATCGGTTTAGCCATGAATTCGCTTTTGAAGCACATCTTAACAATAAAACCGTGGGCATGATTACATGTTATCCTGTTACTATCATGAATAAGCTTGAATGGCCAACCTTTTGGAAATTAATGAAACTTCGGAACTTAGGTTTAATTGGTTATTCACTTACACATTTACATAATCTATTTTCAATAATGTCATTAAAAGAAGGCAGAGAAGGCGAATATCACATTGGCACTTTAGCTACAATGCCTGAAAGCAGGGGGCATGGTGTAGCCTCAAAGCTAATTCATTTCGCCGAAAAACAAGCTAAATTGAATAACTGCAATAAATGCTCTTTAACAGTTAAAATACATAATAAACCTGCACTGAATTTGTACAAAAAATCAGGATTTAAAATTGTAGGTTCGATAGAAAAATCACCATTTTTGTTATATCGTATGGTAAAAGAATTGGAACCTTACAAGTAA
- a CDS encoding PaaI family thioesterase, with translation MSKEHLLWVRNYFNKIYKTNVLENFLNLEILDVEEGKVKYRAKIIDKHCNVYGYAHGGTFASIADAVMGVSCVTLGKRVVTTDMGISYIKNVHTGSTITAVGKVISRGNTIIRAVGEIYDEHKELLVSSHASYFVVGDFDKDDYPETKDK, from the coding sequence ATGTCTAAAGAACATCTTTTGTGGGTACGCAATTATTTTAATAAAATATATAAAACAAATGTACTTGAAAATTTTCTCAACCTTGAAATTCTTGATGTTGAAGAGGGAAAAGTTAAATATCGTGCAAAAATTATTGATAAGCATTGTAATGTGTACGGCTATGCTCATGGGGGTACTTTTGCTTCAATTGCCGATGCTGTAATGGGAGTTTCATGTGTTACGTTAGGAAAACGTGTGGTAACTACGGATATGGGCATAAGCTATATTAAAAATGTACATACGGGAAGTACGATTACGGCAGTTGGCAAAGTAATTAGCCGAGGTAATACTATAATAAGAGCGGTAGGAGAAATATATGATGAGCATAAAGAGCTGCTTGTTAGCTCACATGCTTCTTATTTTGTTGTTGGTGATTTTGATAAGGATGATTATCCTGAAACTAAAGATAAATAG
- a CDS encoding helix-turn-helix transcriptional regulator, whose product MKNNLEKIRKQQDMTQEELAEKLQVSRQTIGSLENGRYNPSIILAFKISKLFGVSIEEIFIYEEGNEK is encoded by the coding sequence TTGAAAAATAACCTCGAAAAAATCAGGAAGCAGCAAGACATGACACAGGAAGAACTTGCAGAAAAGCTTCAGGTGTCAAGGCAAACAATAGGTTCACTTGAAAATGGAAGATATAATCCGTCTATAATACTTGCGTTTAAAATATCTAAACTATTTGGTGTCAGTATTGAAGAGATATTTATTTATGAGGAGGGGAATGAAAAATGA
- a CDS encoding serine hydrolase domain-containing protein, which yields MNLESLVEKDFSGCILATKNKNVIFQESYGYADLSNKVYSKLDTKFATASAGKVFTAVGILQLIEDKMLRFDDELGNLLDFDLKGIDKAITVKELLCNTSGIPDYFDETIMEDYDELWRDYPNYKIRTSADLIPLFIDKPMMYPRGQKFQYNNTGFVVLGLIIEKVTGKLFDEYLKEKVFEPSHMYNTGYYELDRLPANCANSYIYDEKRKEYYINIYSVDVKGTGAGGAFTTVQDINKFWMNLLSGKLISKEMLEQMLKRQSGNDSHNYGYGIWLRKMDNETYTPYFQGCDPGVSFISSYDTYNDIGITVVSNFGCDVWKLRRNIYSEIAK from the coding sequence GTGAATTTAGAAAGTCTAGTAGAAAAAGATTTTAGCGGATGCATCTTAGCTACTAAAAATAAGAATGTGATTTTTCAAGAAAGTTATGGATATGCTGATTTATCGAATAAAGTTTATAGCAAGCTTGATACAAAATTTGCTACTGCATCGGCGGGAAAAGTTTTTACGGCTGTGGGCATTTTGCAGCTTATAGAAGATAAAATGTTAAGGTTTGATGATGAATTAGGAAACTTGCTTGATTTTGACTTAAAGGGTATAGATAAAGCAATAACAGTTAAAGAACTTTTGTGTAATACATCTGGTATTCCAGATTATTTTGATGAAACTATTATGGAGGATTATGATGAACTCTGGAGGGATTATCCTAATTATAAAATTAGAACCTCAGCTGATTTAATTCCACTTTTTATAGATAAGCCCATGATGTATCCACGAGGACAAAAGTTTCAATATAATAACACAGGTTTTGTAGTATTGGGTTTGATTATTGAAAAGGTAACGGGAAAATTGTTTGATGAATATCTGAAGGAAAAGGTTTTTGAACCATCTCACATGTATAATACAGGTTATTATGAATTGGATAGACTGCCTGCAAACTGTGCTAATTCTTATATATATGATGAAAAACGCAAAGAGTATTATATTAATATTTATAGCGTAGATGTTAAAGGCACGGGGGCAGGGGGAGCCTTTACTACAGTTCAAGATATAAATAAATTTTGGATGAACCTGTTAAGTGGAAAGCTTATTTCTAAGGAAATGCTTGAACAAATGCTTAAAAGACAAAGTGGAAATGATTCACATAATTATGGATATGGTATTTGGCTTCGTAAAATGGATAATGAAACATATACACCATATTTTCAAGGTTGTGATCCAGGAGTAAGCTTTATTTCTAGCTATGACACATATAATGATATTGGCATTACAGTAGTAAGTAATTTTGGCTGCGATGTATGGAAATTGAGGAGAAATATATATAGTGAAATTGCTAAGTAA
- a CDS encoding DUF2442 domain-containing protein, producing MNTPKIKSINVNSKEYSINVLFDNGVIKHIDFKGKLKEDFYSDLKNKLLFDQAKIDAGGYGISWNDDIDISEYELWNM from the coding sequence ATGAATACTCCTAAAATAAAAAGTATTAATGTTAATTCTAAAGAGTATAGTATTAATGTTTTATTTGATAATGGTGTAATTAAACACATTGATTTTAAAGGAAAACTTAAAGAAGATTTTTATAGTGACCTGAAAAACAAATTATTATTTGACCAGGCAAAAATTGATGCAGGTGGTTATGGAATTAGCTGGAATGATGATATTGATATTAGCGAATATGAATTGTGGAATATGTAG
- a CDS encoding ATP-binding cassette domain-containing protein → MGRIQDTLNNNDFYIIDVGLDKDVADLSGGQRIKVLLAKLLLEKSDILLLDEPTNHLDVDAKDELKWALQAYKGSILFVCHEPEFYKDVVTDVWNCEEWTTKIV, encoded by the coding sequence ATAGGAAGAATACAGGATACTTTGAATAATAATGACTTTTATATTATTGATGTAGGACTTGATAAGGATGTGGCTGATTTAAGTGGTGGTCAGAGGATTAAGGTACTTCTTGCAAAACTTTTACTTGAAAAATCAGATATACTTTTACTGGATGAGCCTACTAATCACTTAGATGTTGATGCTAAGGATGAACTGAAATGGGCATTACAGGCATACAAGGGAAGTATACTTTTTGTATGCCATGAGCCTGAATTTTATAAAGATGTTGTTACAGATGTGTGGAACTGCGAAGAGTGGACGACGAAGATAGTGTAA
- a CDS encoding HPP family protein has product MKKKFIPLAILLIIIMCMVSAYACEKEIIFPEVSALVISAWILTEQTSENKSFHFWISPTIGALTGMLINRFLPSSTILMVAVAFILVFLQLKIIGSEVYPALSASILPILLHSESWYYPLSVCILTGIIALGNKLIISFYSKKTKNSTLNKNMNKQIKVQLNSKELVHWAKLLISVLLVLIIALYFNCNYIIAPPLIVVFVELCKPKSKLRRNRFLTFILPALSAFLGVVWLYLMFYLLHLPIWISACLSVSCVLLIFHLLQFSLPPAAALSLLPSIIPARSLWAYPLQVLVGSVLLLIINLLWFRNTTIFNTSVTQKT; this is encoded by the coding sequence ATGAAAAAGAAATTTATACCTTTAGCTATATTATTGATAATTATTATGTGTATGGTTTCAGCATATGCATGTGAAAAGGAAATTATCTTCCCAGAAGTTTCCGCTCTTGTTATTAGCGCTTGGATTTTGACAGAACAAACTTCCGAAAATAAAAGTTTTCACTTTTGGATTTCTCCAACTATTGGTGCTTTAACGGGAATGTTAATAAATAGATTCTTGCCATCATCAACTATTCTAATGGTTGCAGTTGCTTTTATACTTGTATTTTTACAATTGAAAATTATTGGTTCGGAAGTATACCCTGCTTTATCAGCATCAATTCTTCCAATTCTATTACATAGTGAAAGCTGGTATTATCCCTTATCTGTATGTATACTTACTGGAATAATTGCTTTGGGTAATAAACTAATAATAAGCTTTTACTCTAAAAAGACTAAAAATTCAACGTTAAATAAAAACATGAATAAACAAATAAAAGTACAGCTAAATAGCAAAGAATTAGTACATTGGGCTAAATTATTAATAAGTGTTTTATTAGTTCTAATAATAGCTTTGTATTTTAATTGCAATTACATTATTGCTCCACCCTTAATAGTAGTTTTTGTTGAACTATGTAAGCCTAAAAGCAAACTAAGAAGGAACAGATTTCTGACATTTATATTGCCAGCGTTATCAGCCTTCTTAGGTGTAGTGTGGTTATATTTGATGTTCTACTTATTACATTTACCTATTTGGATTTCAGCTTGTTTATCCGTAAGTTGTGTTTTACTTATTTTTCACCTTCTACAATTTTCATTACCACCCGCAGCCGCTCTTTCCTTATTGCCATCAATAATACCTGCTCGAAGCTTGTGGGCATACCCTTTGCAAGTTTTAGTTGGAAGTGTTCTACTTTTAATAATTAACTTATTATGGTTTAGAAACACTACAATATTTAATACATCAGTTACTCAAAAAACTTAA
- a CDS encoding MarR family winged helix-turn-helix transcriptional regulator, which produces MNNEVKIGREIMIFSNKILRRINREAGKYGLTAVQSRILGFIYHNSDKKDIFQKDIEEELQVRRSSVTSVLQLMEKNGYIKRIRVSEDGRLKKIILTDKGTEIQKKVYNYITNFENDLRNELSEEEFRMFIGLISRLSQKI; this is translated from the coding sequence GTGAATAATGAGGTGAAAATAGGTAGAGAAATAATGATTTTTTCTAATAAAATCCTTAGAAGGATAAACAGGGAAGCTGGAAAGTACGGTTTAACAGCTGTTCAATCGAGAATACTTGGATTTATATATCATAATTCTGATAAGAAGGATATATTTCAAAAAGACATAGAGGAGGAGCTACAAGTTAGACGTTCCTCAGTAACCAGTGTACTTCAATTAATGGAGAAAAATGGCTATATAAAACGGATACGTGTTTCAGAGGATGGAAGATTGAAAAAAATAATACTTACAGACAAAGGTACAGAAATTCAAAAAAAAGTATATAATTATATTACTAATTTTGAAAATGATTTAAGAAATGAGCTTAGTGAAGAAGAGTTTAGAATGTTTATTGGACTTATCAGCAGACTATCACAAAAAATTTAA